The following proteins are encoded in a genomic region of Nicotiana sylvestris chromosome 4, ASM39365v2, whole genome shotgun sequence:
- the LOC104232671 gene encoding abscisic acid 8'-hydroxylase 3-like: MELIMLMVIVVVLVLLVLAVLLKTRDSPKEMEAIPGTLGWPIIGESLSFISEFSSRAGIYSFINKRQKLYGKVFKSYVLGRYTVFMAGREASKILLTGKDGMVSLNLFYTGQQVLGPTSLLQQTGESHKRLRKVIAEPLSLDGLKKYFQFINSLAIETLDQWSGRKVLVLEEASTFTLKVIGNMIMSLDPTGQEQEKFRTNFKIISASFSSLPFKVPGTAFYRGIQARDRMYAMLDSIIDQRRSGKSLKQDFLQSLVKKHGKDASEGDDDDDDDDKLTDKQLKDNILTLLVAGHDTTTAALTWLVKYIQENPVVLERLREEHREIQARKQGTLDLAWSEVNNMPYTAKVISETLRMATILPWFSRKAAMDFEIDGFKIKKGWSLNLDVVSIHRDPKIFVNPEKFDPSRFDGPLKPFSFLGFGSGPRMCPGINLAKLEISVFLHHLVCRYKWTPLDTDDSVQPTLVRMPKNKYPVMVETL; encoded by the exons ATGGAACTAATCATGTTAATGGTGATTGTGGTAGTTTTGGTTTTACTAGTTTTAGCAGTCTTACTGAAAACAAGGGATTCTCCAAAAGAAATGGAAGCAATTCCAGGTACCCTGGGATGGCCTATTATTGGAGAGAGCTTGTCTTTCATATCTGAATTCTCAAGCCGTGCTGGTATATACAGCTTCATTAACAAGAGACAGAAACT GTATGGGAAGGTGTTCAAGAGTTATGTATTGGGAAGGTACACTGTATTCATGGCTGGAAGAGAAGCAAGTAAAATCTTGTTGACAGGAAAAGATGGAATGGTGAGCTTAAACCTTTTCTACACAGGACAGCAAGTACTTGGACCTACTAGCTTGCTCCAACAGACGGGAGAGTCGCACAAGAGACTCCGAAAAGTAATTGCTGAACCACTTTCACTTGATGGACTTAAGAAGTATTTTCAATTTATCAACAGCTTAGCTATTGAAACATTGGATCAGTGGTCTGGAAGAAAAGTCTTGGTTCTTGAAGAAGCTTCCACA TTCACACTCAAGGTGATAGGCAATATGATAATGAGCTTAGATCCAACTGGTCAGGAACAAGAGAAATTTCGAACCAATTTCAAGATTATTTCTGCCTCTTTTTCTTCCTTACCCTTTAAGGTCCCGGGAACTGCATTTTATCGTGGCATTCAG GCTCGTGATCGAATGTATGCTATGTTAGACTCGATAATTGACCAACGGAGAAGTGGGAAAAGCTTGAAACAAGATTTCTTGCAATCCCTGGTAAAGAAGCATGGCAAAGATGCATCAGAAggagatgatgatgatgatgatgatgataaacTCACCGATAAACAACTGAAGGATAACATATTAACACTGCTAGTTGCAGGACATGATACTACAACTGCTGCTTTGACATGGCTCGTCAAATATATTCAAGAAAATCCTGTTGTATTGGAACGATTAAGG GAGGAACATAGAGAAATTCAAGCTCGAAAACAAGGCACATTAGATCTTGCCTGGTCTGAAGTCAACAATATGCCTTACACCGCCAAA GTAATAAGTGAAACTCTTAGAATGGCAACAATCCTGCCTTGGTTTTCAAGAAAAGCAGCAATGGATTTTGAAATTGATG GATTCAAAATCAAGAAGGGATGGTCTCTTAACTTGGATGTAGTGTCTATCCACCGCGACCCCAAGATTTTTGTTAATCCTGAGAAGTTTGATCCTTCTAGATTTGAT GGGCCTCTAAAACCTTTCAGCTTCCTTGGATTTGGAAGCGGACCACGAATGTGTCCTGGAATCAACCTCGCCAAACTGGAAATTTCTGTTTTCCTTCATCATCTTGTCTGCAGATACAA ATGGACACCTTTAGACACAGACGATTCTGTTCAGCCAACACTTGTCAGGATGCCGAAGAACAAGTATCCCGTCATGGTTGAGACACTTTAG
- the LOC104232669 gene encoding transcription factor VIP1-like — MDPKFSGKPIPIPFLAGRTDLDQMPDTPTRIARHRRAQSETFFRFPDFDDDILLDDVVADFNLDISAPSLSPSADTHMQPANSADSSSTGGPALMSGPGANNNPRPLNHFRSLSVDADFFDGLEFGATTPGAAEEEEKKVFGSGSGSVSGSGIRHRHSNSMDGSFSTASFEAECSSSVKKAMAPDRLAELALIDPKRAKRILANRQSAARSKERKIRYTSELERKVQTLQTEATTLSAQITVLQRDNSGLTTENKELKLRLQALEQQAHLRDALNEALREELQRLKIAAGQIPGANGNRGPRPHFPPPPQSFVQCGSHHAQQQQQHMPHSTTSTQNIGGQTQSSFMNFNNRG; from the exons ATGGACCCGAAGTTCAGCGGAAAGCCTATACCCATCCCGTTTCTAGCGGGTCGGACCGACCTTGACCAGATGCCGGATACTCCGACCCGTATAGCACGTCATCGGCGGGCCCAATCGGAGACTTTCTTCCGGTTCCCGGACTTCGACGATGATATCCTCTTAGACGACGTCGTAGCCGACTTTAATCTGGATATTTCAGCGCCGTCGCTCTCCCCTTCTGCTGATACTCATATGCAACCGGCCAATTCTGCTGACTCGTCGTCGACCGGTGGACCGGCCTTAATGTCCGGACCGGGCGCTAATAATAACCCTAGACCATTGAATCATTTTCGGAGTTTATCAGTTGACGCCGACTTTTTTGATGGTTTGGAGTTTGGAGCGACTACGCCGGGAGCGGCGGAGGAGGAGGAAAAAAAGGTGTTCGGTTCAGGTTCGGGTTCGGTTTCTGGTTCGGGTATTCGACACAGGCATAGCAATTCGATGGATGGGTCATTTTCAACGGCGTCGTTTGAGGCGGAGTGTAGCAGCTCCGTTAAGAAAGCTATGGCTCCTGATCGCCTTGCTGAGTTGGCTTTGATTGATCCCAAGAGAGCCAAAAG GATTCTTGCAAACAGACAATCTGCTGCACGTTCAAAGGAGCGAAAAATTCGTTACACTAGTGAACTGGAGAGGAAGGTACAGACTCTGCAGACTGAAGCTACTACTCTATCTGCCCAAATCACGGTCCTGCAG AGAGACAATAGTGGATTGACTACTGAGAACAAAGAGCTCAAACTACGGTTGCAAGCTTTGGAACAACAAGCACATCTTAGAGATG CTCTGAACGAGGCTTTGAGGGAAGAACTGCAGCGGCTTAAGATAGCAGCTGGCCAAATTCCAGGTGCCAATGGAAACAGGGGGCCACGTCCGCATTTCCCTCCCCCGCCACAGTCATTTGTCCAATGTGGTAGTCACCATgcgcaacagcagcagcagcacaTGCCGCATTCTACCACAAGTACCCAGAATATCGGTGGGCAGACCCAATCTAGCTTCATGAACTTCAATAACAGGGGTTGA